The proteins below come from a single Candidatus Zixiibacteriota bacterium genomic window:
- a CDS encoding PorV/PorQ family protein, translating to MIKNLAMIIFVSLTVPAMALASGTVSADFLNISVSPYQASLGGASSALSNDIASSYYNPAGLSSIERSGINLMHYMWFQDISYEFIGGAFPIGSKSTFGFSTAYLHMGQINVYNEYDQHQGSISAYSLAGIISYSRNISSDLYLGISGKFIMEKLAEINANGYALDIGSQYIGDNFKFGIAFNNLGPKIKYEVESYSLPVSVSLGSSFSPMRLPVEIIVGAKIPFEGDVSIAAGLDYQLTNFLSLRSGAGGFGGDNISNTANFGIGLNLSNSHIDYAFNPKNQLGSTHSFSFTFNFGGNRNIGFDRKEILSQNDNSVEILRSNETIETSYSLPKDSVYVISAGVFKSETSALKQIDVMKRFGINSKAEKRADGDYIVILTKTDNRKKANKIQKDISSKGFRCMVDVE from the coding sequence ATGATTAAAAATTTAGCTATGATAATATTCGTATCGCTAACCGTACCCGCAATGGCTTTAGCGTCCGGTACGGTTTCCGCCGATTTTCTAAATATAAGCGTATCGCCATACCAGGCGTCGCTGGGAGGCGCATCATCAGCCCTAAGCAACGATATAGCCTCAAGTTATTACAATCCCGCCGGGCTTTCATCAATAGAACGGTCTGGCATAAACCTCATGCATTATATGTGGTTTCAGGATATTTCCTATGAATTCATAGGCGGCGCATTCCCTATAGGCTCCAAATCAACATTTGGTTTTTCTACCGCTTATCTGCATATGGGGCAAATTAACGTATATAACGAATATGACCAGCATCAGGGCAGTATAAGCGCTTATAGTCTGGCGGGAATAATATCATATAGCCGAAATATTTCCAGCGATTTGTACTTAGGCATCAGCGGCAAATTTATAATGGAAAAACTGGCAGAAATTAATGCAAACGGTTATGCGCTTGACATCGGTTCTCAGTATATAGGCGATAATTTCAAATTCGGAATCGCCTTTAATAACCTTGGCCCCAAAATAAAATATGAAGTTGAAAGCTATAGTCTGCCTGTTTCCGTTTCCTTAGGTTCCTCATTTAGTCCGATGCGCCTGCCGGTAGAAATTATTGTCGGCGCAAAAATCCCGTTTGAGGGAGATGTCTCAATAGCCGCCGGATTGGATTATCAATTGACAAATTTCCTGTCGCTTCGTTCAGGAGCGGGAGGTTTTGGCGGCGATAATATCTCCAATACCGCAAATTTCGGTATCGGTTTGAATTTATCGAACAGTCATATCGATTATGCTTTCAACCCGAAAAATCAGCTTGGAAGCACTCATTCATTTTCGTTTACATTCAATTTTGGCGGCAACCGCAATATCGGTTTTGATAGGAAAGAGATATTGAGTCAAAATGATAATTCTGTAGAAATCCTCAGAAGCAATGAAACAATCGAGACTTCATACAGCTTGCCTAAAGACTCCGTTTATGTGATAAGCGCGGGCGTTTTTAAAAGCGAAACATCAGCTTTAAAACAAATAGATGTAATGAAGCGATTTGGAATTAACAGCAAAGCCGAAAAACGCGCTGATGGCGATTACATTGTGATTCTGACCAAAACAGATAACCGTAAAAAAGCGAATAAAATCCAAAAGGATATTAGTTCCAAAGGTTTTCGGTGCATGGTGGATGTCGAGTAG